The Terriglobus roseus sequence GGACTACCCGGCGTTCCATCCACCACGAGCAGACTCTGTGCACCATCCACCTCGACGCGTAGTGGTGACTTGAAGGGTCCCCATGTCGCGGGGATGGGAAACACCAGTGCCGTTGCGGACTCCGGCGCTGTCGGGGGACGGGCCGGGATCTCGAGGGAGAGGCTCCCTGCAAACAATCGGACCCGTTGTCCGCGCCCCACGGCTGGCTGAACGTTCACGGTCAGGTTCGTTCCCTTTGCCACGGTGATTACAGACGCCGGCGTTATGGGCGACACGTCCGTGAGGGTTGGCGCGAGCATGAAGACGGCGCTGCCCGACTCAAACGCGCGATGCGGATCAGCCGCAGTGCCGAACTGTACCGAGCGCACGATGCGGACGGGGACGGCTCCAGCTCGCACCGAAGTTGGCAGAACAACCCGAACGGTCGTCGCCTGAACCGTGGAAGGACTGGTTGGAGTCGCGCCAGCGAAGGAGACCGCAGTATCGGCGGGCGTATCGCCCAGGAAGTTGCGGCCCGTGATCGTGAGTGTGTCGCCTGTGAAGGCAGTGGCGGGAGCGATGGCATCGATCGTCGGAATGTCCGCCGGCAGCACAGCAAGGTTGCGTTTCTGCACTGGCAGATTCGACCGCACGGGCTGCGTATCGCGAATGAGCACCACGGATACCTGGTAGGAAGTGGTTGGCCGGTAGTGCGTTGAGAACGCCATCCACAACCGCGAGATTTCTTCGTTCGAGAGCGCCTCTGGTGTGATCTTGAGTTGTTCGAACTGGCTTGCGAGAGAGGTCTTGCTGACGAGCTTGGCCTCTTCTGTTGCGGCGCCCAGCGCTGCCAACGCATCCGAAATCGTGTCCCGCGAGATCATCGGATTGTTGTGGAAGACCTCCATGGCCCAGCCCAACAGGATCTCCGGGTCATATTGCGTGGCGCCGTACGCCGAGACAAGATAGTGCAGGTTTAAAGCCAGCGGAGGGTTCGTCAGCAGCCCACCGGAAACATCGCGGCTGGGAAGCTCCGCGTTGCGGTAACCCGTGTTGAGGCTGGCGTAGTACATAAACAAATTGATCCTTGGCTGCTCGTCCGGTCCCGTCGGAATCAGATCTGGCGGGTTCGCACTGATGGAAGTGGGCGACGTAAGCAGCGTGCCCGGCCCACCATCGGTAAGTGCCGACAGCAACAACGAGCGAAGGACCGCACTCACTCCACTGATCGCCAAGTATCCGTTCATCTGCGTGCACTCCTGGCGAGGAAGTCACTCAGAGAGACCCGTGGACGGAAGGGCGGCGTGCGTGGACGATCCGGCGCACGAACCGCGGCCTGCACTTCGATGTGGTCGATCGAAATCTCAAGGATGGGCTGAGTTGGAATACGCGCAGGCTCCGCTGGAGAAACTTCACTCGGCGCGGCCGACGTCTGTTGCGATGTCTCGGTGCTCGTCGATCTCTTCGCGTCGGGCACGAACAGCACCGTATGCGCCACCGGAGAACCGTGCTGTGTCTCTTCGCGCGCGAACGGCTCCGTGTCGTGCTCTGGGTTCCCGCGCTGCTCAGCAGGTTTGTGTTTCAATTCGGTCTCGCGGAAGTCAGGATCCTCTGGATTGGGAACCGCTACTGCCCGATCCACGCTATGCAACGGCGCTGATTGCAGCTTGATCTCTTCTCGCAACACCTGCGATCTGGATGGCGCATCCGAGGTCGTCGTTTGCACCATTGTCGCCCGCGTCCTCGGCATCTCGACCGATGCAGGGGAAGGAACCGCCATGGCCCGCGATGTCTCTGCGTCCTGCATTACTTCGGCGGGAAGGTTCGTTGCTGCGGCCAGCCGCAGCGCGGCTCGCGAGGGTCGCAGTGGCTCAAGACCGCCACCTGGAACGGCCGCACGTTGCAAAACGCGATGCAGGAGACCACTCATGCCGTCGCCCCCGCGCCCACAATGTGTTTCAGGTAAGCCTCGCGGCGGACTTCGCTCATCCTGAGGATGGAACGTTCACCCCAGCCATAAGCGCGGGCAATCTCATGCACATCGCCCAGCAACACAGAAACGCGATGCCGTATCGCCAGCCAGACAAAATGTGCTGGATCAAAGTCCACGCGATTCAACTCGCCGCACTCTGCGCACTCCAGCGTGCATGACATCTCCGCGTCGGCATTGCGGGCGGCAACGGCGGTTTGAAGCGCCGCTAGAGCTGACTCGCTCACGCTGGACTCGTCGAAGGCGCCCCTTGGGTCGGATCCGCCGGCGATGCACGATAGCAAGAGGATTCGCTCTCTGTCAGCCACGGCCTCTGCCTGTAAGGCGTGCAATACCATCCGGGTGGTGATCTCGAGTACACGAACCGCATCCTTTTCTCCTACCGCTATCTCGTCCTCTTCGGCACGGTCCGGAAGCACGCTGAGCAGGCCTTCGACTTCGCTGCGGAACTCCATTGCGGCGCTGCAGCGCATGCAGGTTGAGAAACCCTGAAGTTCTGGTCCGAAGGTGGAGGCGTACAGCTGCAGTAGCAACCGGTTGCGTCGCACCAGGGAAACATCCTCCAGCGCCTCTGCACTGGTCCCAGGCATGGCATGTGATAGCAGCCAAAGCGGACGCCGTACCGGGTCAGACGCAGCGGCGTCCTCCCATGCCAGCAGCAGTCGTTCTCCTTCCAATGAACGCATCAAGGTTCCCCGCCCCGCGACGATGCGCGGGGCAAATCCTGCGTGACTCTCGTAATAAGGTGAGGCGGCAACAGCGCCGCATCACGACCGCTTCCTCATTCGGCTGCGCTAATCAGGCGCGCGTGGAAGCGAAGCTGGGCTCCGTAGGCTCAGTGACGGACGTGTCCCGTTCCCATCCTTCGTTCTCAAGCTTCAAGTGCTGGATCGCGACCGCGTTTGCATTCGCATCGAGGTCGGGCAGTGCCTGATACTCCGACACCCAGGCTCGATAGATCTTGTAGCTGATCGCGAGTTGGCCGGCTTCGTTATAGAGGTCGAGGATGACGTCTTTGCGGAAGTCCTTCAAAGACACTTCGGCACCAAGCCCCGCCTGCAACTGCCACACCTTTGCAGCCCACGCCTCAAAGTCAGGGTCATGCGTAACGCCGCGCTCTAGTGTGATCGCGTCATACTCGGTGCGTCCCGGCGACTTGCGACTGGTACTGGCATCGCCACCTTCACGATGCTTTACCACTTCCGTCGTGCGCTTCAAGGCTGAGACCTTGCTTAGACCTGCTACATAGCGACCATCCCACTTCAAGCGGAACTTGAAGTTCTTGTACGGATCGAA is a genomic window containing:
- a CDS encoding DUF4255 domain-containing protein, whose translation is MNGYLAISGVSAVLRSLLLSALTDGGPGTLLTSPTSISANPPDLIPTGPDEQPRINLFMYYASLNTGYRNAELPSRDVSGGLLTNPPLALNLHYLVSAYGATQYDPEILLGWAMEVFHNNPMISRDTISDALAALGAATEEAKLVSKTSLASQFEQLKITPEALSNEEISRLWMAFSTHYRPTTSYQVSVVLIRDTQPVRSNLPVQKRNLAVLPADIPTIDAIAPATAFTGDTLTITGRNFLGDTPADTAVSFAGATPTSPSTVQATTVRVVLPTSVRAGAVPVRIVRSVQFGTAADPHRAFESGSAVFMLAPTLTDVSPITPASVITVAKGTNLTVNVQPAVGRGQRVRLFAGSLSLEIPARPPTAPESATALVFPIPATWGPFKSPLRVEVDGAQSLLVVDGTPGSPTLGQFFPQLKVTA
- a CDS encoding phage tail protein, with translation MAEFVVNAQRFDPYKNFKFRLKWDGRYVAGLSKVSALKRTTEVVKHREGGDASTSRKSPGRTEYDAITLERGVTHDPDFEAWAAKVWQLQAGLGAEVSLKDFRKDVILDLYNEAGQLAISYKIYRAWVSEYQALPDLDANANAVAIQHLKLENEGWERDTSVTEPTEPSFASTRA